The following are from one region of the Methanospirillum hungatei genome:
- a CDS encoding response regulator, with product MQILLIDDNEKLCKLYQQLLIRGGHETRILTDSAKALDTIRESPPDLILLDIMMEPVSGWEVLEQIRSSEEFSELPVIILTGKVLTAQEALQYGLKIEGFVMKPLERTMLLAAIDEAKDLIDESDACYSRALLSGLSPEKAIACKRAVKTKKILLFLRDTLTKQETLLKKEAEQNDEILHSLDDLRTMITQEFQKITLITENCP from the coding sequence ATGCAGATTCTGCTCATTGATGATAATGAAAAACTGTGCAAGCTATATCAACAACTTCTGATACGCGGAGGTCATGAAACCCGGATCCTGACCGACTCTGCAAAGGCACTGGATACAATACGAGAGTCACCTCCAGACCTAATTCTCCTTGATATCATGATGGAACCGGTATCGGGATGGGAAGTCTTGGAGCAGATACGAAGTTCAGAAGAATTTTCAGAGTTGCCTGTCATTATCCTGACCGGAAAGGTTCTGACTGCACAGGAAGCATTGCAATATGGTCTTAAGATAGAAGGATTTGTTATGAAACCTCTGGAAAGGACTATGCTTCTTGCAGCTATAGACGAAGCAAAAGATCTTATTGACGAAAGTGATGCATGTTATTCTCGAGCTCTGTTATCTGGGCTTTCTCCGGAAAAGGCAATCGCGTGTAAAAGGGCAGTTAAAACCAAAAAAATACTCCTCTTTTTACGGGATACCCTGACAAAACAGGAGACACTCCTGAAAAAGGAGGCAGAACAAAATGATGAGATTCTTCATAGCCTGGATGATCTGAGAACCATGATTACTCAAGAGTTTCAGAAGATCACCCTTATTACTGAAAACTGTCCCTGA
- a CDS encoding methyl-accepting chemotaxis protein: MEFGSRVTKWFDNATIGKKITIICLILVIIPTLVLGIVAYTSAEAAIKDNIKTNLETQSKDLQEETITVYGLTQAKVNSDLNVLRQSFYSKGKPEIVTGNMMLGSSYKVNDNFEIVDGVQELIGGTATVFQKKGDQAIRISTNVIGEDGKRAVGTPVSAAVYDAVINKGQTYYGTATVVGKKYNTAYEPIKNQANDIIGILYVGVDEAETIGLLQEQIKSKKIGENGYVFVLDSTGLALIHPTREGKNDSDLPFIKEIVTQKEGYLEYTYNGIPKIAVFTYFEPFDWIIVANADITDFTGPIDNIRNTIIIVMILGIIGGFIVATLFGRSISNRMDNLVKLANRVRDGDLSGDMETIHHKDEIGILGRAFADVVVTFQLFRDEIRTISTAAASGNLNVRGDVRKFQGDYAVIIDGVNDTVDAMAVPLQEAMKLAGKYAAGDFTARMNPDIHLEGEFVTFQKAFDTIGIDVSQALAAVKIQMENLAKEMIEVSGRVDEVTEETEEAHTSIEDVSEGVGQVAQIASAVSDLADKSGMTTQQILAAMQDLATTVSSVAAKMEHVSVLTNTASELSEKGKEAAGQAESGMHGIMQSSSAIDQMNQEIANQMQEIGRIVDIIGSIAEETNLLALNAAIEAARAGEAGLGFAVVASEVKELANESQKSAENIAGIISGLQKKSIAMADAVKKSITEVEIGNNSVSETLAVFNEIVGSIAVINANMSEVAAASEEQAASVEEVTATVNEFSDMVQQTAKESVGLAAASEESSAAVEQITQMVSQVNESMEKIRNTTELAEEAVQRIEQEMMQFKYY, from the coding sequence ATGGAGTTTGGAAGTAGAGTAACGAAGTGGTTTGATAATGCCACAATTGGGAAGAAGATCACCATAATCTGCCTTATTCTGGTGATTATTCCTACTTTGGTGCTGGGGATTGTTGCATATACCAGCGCAGAAGCGGCTATTAAAGATAATATAAAGACCAACCTTGAAACACAAAGTAAAGATCTACAGGAAGAGACAATAACCGTATATGGCCTCACACAGGCAAAGGTGAACAGTGACCTGAATGTATTGAGGCAGAGTTTTTACTCAAAAGGAAAACCGGAGATAGTTACCGGGAACATGATGCTGGGCTCATCATACAAAGTGAATGACAATTTTGAGATCGTTGATGGTGTCCAGGAATTAATTGGTGGTACAGCAACCGTATTTCAAAAGAAAGGTGACCAGGCGATCCGGATTTCAACAAATGTAATCGGAGAGGATGGAAAACGAGCTGTTGGAACTCCTGTATCTGCTGCAGTGTATGATGCTGTCATTAATAAAGGCCAGACGTATTACGGGACTGCAACCGTTGTAGGAAAGAAATATAACACCGCCTATGAACCAATTAAAAACCAGGCGAATGATATCATAGGAATTCTCTATGTCGGTGTAGATGAAGCAGAAACGATTGGTCTGTTACAGGAACAGATAAAAAGCAAAAAAATTGGTGAGAATGGATATGTCTTCGTCCTTGATAGTACTGGTCTTGCCCTTATTCATCCGACCAGGGAAGGAAAAAATGATTCGGATCTTCCGTTCATCAAGGAAATAGTCACCCAAAAAGAAGGATATCTGGAATATACATATAATGGCATTCCTAAAATAGCGGTCTTTACTTATTTTGAACCATTCGACTGGATCATCGTTGCAAATGCAGACATAACGGATTTTACCGGGCCAATAGATAACATTCGTAATACCATTATCATCGTGATGATTCTTGGAATTATCGGCGGATTTATTGTTGCCACACTCTTTGGCCGCTCTATTTCGAACCGGATGGATAACCTTGTAAAACTTGCAAACCGTGTTCGAGATGGTGATCTCTCCGGAGATATGGAAACTATACATCACAAAGATGAGATTGGAATTCTTGGTCGTGCATTTGCAGATGTGGTTGTAACGTTCCAGCTCTTCCGGGATGAAATTCGGACTATCAGTACCGCTGCTGCATCAGGCAATCTGAATGTCAGGGGTGATGTCAGGAAATTCCAGGGTGATTATGCCGTAATCATTGATGGAGTAAATGACACCGTGGATGCTATGGCAGTCCCCTTACAGGAAGCTATGAAATTAGCCGGTAAGTATGCAGCCGGGGACTTTACCGCGAGAATGAACCCAGACATACATCTTGAAGGAGAGTTTGTCACATTTCAAAAAGCCTTTGATACAATTGGCATTGACGTTTCACAGGCTCTTGCTGCAGTGAAGATCCAGATGGAGAACCTTGCAAAAGAGATGATTGAAGTCAGTGGACGGGTTGATGAAGTTACAGAGGAAACTGAAGAGGCTCATACGAGTATTGAAGACGTATCAGAAGGTGTCGGTCAGGTTGCACAGATTGCATCAGCAGTAAGCGATCTTGCTGATAAGAGTGGAATGACTACGCAGCAGATATTGGCAGCCATGCAAGATCTTGCCACAACCGTCTCATCTGTTGCAGCAAAAATGGAACATGTTTCAGTTCTCACAAACACGGCATCTGAACTTTCTGAAAAAGGGAAAGAAGCTGCTGGTCAGGCAGAATCAGGGATGCATGGTATCATGCAGTCATCTTCTGCAATTGACCAGATGAACCAGGAGATCGCAAACCAGATGCAGGAGATTGGCCGGATCGTTGATATCATCGGCTCCATTGCTGAAGAAACAAATCTCCTTGCATTAAATGCAGCAATAGAGGCAGCTCGTGCAGGAGAAGCAGGTCTTGGATTTGCTGTTGTTGCATCTGAAGTAAAAGAACTGGCAAATGAATCACAAAAATCTGCAGAGAACATTGCCGGAATCATCTCAGGACTTCAGAAAAAATCAATTGCGATGGCAGATGCAGTGAAGAAATCCATAACCGAGGTTGAGATAGGAAATAACTCAGTCAGTGAGACTCTTGCAGTTTTCAACGAAATCGTCGGATCTATTGCGGTCATTAATGCAAATATGAGCGAAGTGGCTGCAGCAAGTGAAGAACAGGCAGCATCTGTTGAGGAAGTAACAGCAACGGTGAATGAGTTTAGTGACATGGTTCAGCAGACAGCAAAAGAATCGGTTGGACTTGCTGCTGCAAGTGAAGAGTCATCTGCTGCAGTTGAACAGATTACCCAGATGGTCTCGCAAGTGAATGAGTCAATGGAGAAGATTAGAAACACAACCGAACTTGCCGAAGAGGCAGTGCAGAGAATAGAACAAGAGATGATGCAGTTTAAATATTATTAA
- a CDS encoding MASE3 domain-containing protein, with protein MRLTNDQKKIFILTVLVFILAISLTMQYSYLLFHVISEFFSIIIAGVIFVIAWNSRDKLDNGFFLVIGISFFFIGTFDLVHTLAYKGMGIFTGYDANLPTQLWIAARYMEAMSFLIAPFFIVRRVHAGGFFWGYFIITTSLFILIFRRYFPDCYIEGSGLTSFKIISEYIICLILALAIFLLYKNKHAFSKDVLILLYGALIATIGSELAFTSYISVYGPANFLGHILKIVAFALIYQAIVVTGIRKPFEMIFRNLSESEKKYRGLFENMDEGIAVFSLIFQDNKAVDYLFSDLNLQYAQIMGTDPDQLIGKTGKEIYNTAPPPHIQQFEKIARDGISERFIVFYKPELKYYAISAFSMGKNTIATVVADITAMKVSEGALIRANQKLQLLSQITRHDINNDLSLAYASIDLIKNRLPEEPEVDQYFIYLRESIDAINSKISFTRNYEQMGTQKPTWHLVRKVVDDVHVSNPRFSNIKLNNNLGDLKIFADMMLQKVFANLMDNSVRHGETVTSISLSYEVSETGCNIYYEDNGVGISPKSRVSLFEPGYGATHGFGLFLIKEILLLTGIGIYEDGKDGRGVRFVLQIPKGGYVVPGSMNNG; from the coding sequence ATGCGATTGACAAATGATCAGAAAAAAATTTTCATTCTGACCGTTCTAGTATTCATTCTCGCAATCTCCCTTACGATGCAGTATAGTTATCTTCTTTTTCATGTCATTTCTGAATTTTTCAGTATCATCATCGCCGGTGTTATCTTTGTCATCGCCTGGAATAGTCGGGACAAACTGGACAATGGCTTTTTCCTGGTAATCGGAATATCTTTTTTCTTCATCGGGACATTCGATCTAGTTCACACCCTTGCGTATAAAGGGATGGGAATATTTACCGGATATGATGCAAATCTCCCCACACAACTCTGGATAGCAGCCAGATATATGGAGGCCATGTCGTTCCTGATTGCTCCCTTTTTTATTGTAAGAAGGGTTCATGCAGGGGGCTTTTTCTGGGGATATTTCATTATAACAACATCATTGTTTATTCTTATTTTCAGGAGATATTTTCCTGATTGTTATATTGAGGGTTCCGGCCTTACATCCTTTAAAATCATCAGTGAATATATCATCTGCCTGATCCTTGCCCTGGCAATTTTCCTGCTTTATAAGAACAAACATGCTTTCTCAAAAGATGTACTCATCCTCCTATATGGAGCATTGATAGCGACCATTGGTTCCGAACTTGCTTTTACATCGTATATCAGTGTATATGGACCCGCGAATTTCCTAGGTCACATATTAAAAATAGTTGCATTTGCCCTTATTTATCAGGCAATTGTTGTCACTGGTATTCGAAAACCATTTGAAATGATTTTTCGAAATCTTTCAGAGAGTGAAAAGAAGTATCGTGGATTGTTTGAAAACATGGATGAAGGAATTGCAGTATTTTCATTGATCTTTCAGGACAACAAGGCGGTTGATTACCTGTTCTCTGATCTAAATCTTCAGTACGCCCAGATAATGGGAACAGACCCTGATCAACTGATTGGAAAAACAGGAAAAGAAATCTACAATACTGCTCCTCCTCCCCACATTCAACAGTTTGAAAAAATTGCACGAGATGGGATCTCGGAACGGTTTATTGTCTTTTATAAACCAGAACTGAAATATTATGCCATCTCGGCATTCAGCATGGGCAAGAATACTATCGCAACAGTTGTAGCGGACATTACCGCAATGAAAGTTTCAGAAGGGGCACTTATTCGTGCAAACCAGAAATTACAGTTATTATCCCAGATAACCCGCCATGACATTAATAATGACCTCTCTCTTGCCTATGCTTCAATTGATCTCATCAAAAACAGATTACCTGAAGAACCCGAAGTAGATCAATACTTCATTTATCTTCGTGAATCAATCGATGCCATCAACTCGAAGATATCTTTTACCAGGAATTATGAGCAGATGGGAACACAAAAACCAACCTGGCATCTTGTCAGAAAAGTTGTAGACGATGTTCATGTATCAAATCCCCGTTTTTCAAATATAAAACTCAACAATAATCTCGGAGATCTTAAGATATTTGCAGACATGATGCTTCAGAAGGTCTTTGCAAATTTGATGGACAATTCTGTCAGGCATGGAGAGACAGTAACATCAATTTCACTCTCATATGAGGTATCTGAAACCGGATGCAATATCTATTATGAGGATAACGGGGTAGGTATTAGTCCGAAGAGTCGGGTTTCTTTATTCGAGCCCGGTTATGGTGCAACCCATGGATTCGGACTATTCCTTATCAAAGAGATCCTTCTTCTTACCGGAATCGGGATTTATGAGGACGGAAAAGATGGAAGAGGGGTTCGATTTGTTCTTCAGATTCCTAAAGGTGGGTATGTGGTTCCAGGATCGATGAATAATGGATGA
- a CDS encoding PAS domain S-box protein, giving the protein MIKIIAVDDEPAFGELLSIYLEGFGDFEITAYTSPEDAIDKIIAGEADAVITDYRMEDMDGITLIRKVKALVPDIPFVLLTGQDEKEVILNAMNAGADFIQFKTEEPARLFTDIAQKITNSVEKYRARKESEEGSRTREILMRAQRDLMERLSVASTSNQALDATLTAIRSLSGCTSGSIHLINEKTDKIELAISHNLPNELIKQFTFGDLHQVVHLKSPLYFSDGNEQSDVIESISGGQIPVMAGGEVTGVLSFIMGYPRIVPIEHRDTIELLTSQLGNTLVRIRSEEMVRHREKELSELYRAMQELVIVIDMDGTILSVNHATTRVLGYTEEELVGMPIQILYTPEIRDEIIFQFMDLTGEGGAIKNSFPFLDSKGREVPVETRGTVGVWSGRHVLFCISREIRERLEAERHIHEYYERISAILASSTAQIYMKDNKLRYLMANEPFLSFVGANPENLKDKSDADFFPVQISEKRQESDFYVLSRNLPIYNLEEEVINEDGISRWFVSSKVPVHDQSGDVTGLVGTTLDITDLVKTREELERRDRILSSVSTVAQTLVRNNEWEPIIPECLELLGQAAGVEQAILMGMNLNNRAGFEEYYCEWLSPDVHHQNGEYDKICSEIIPSFYKYLENNRFYLAEKKAINVEIGTPGGCKIPSFLLLLPVFSFDTLWGVLGFVTLNKEHSCPIAEIEALIMASEVIGSAISRYQTEELFHKPVERSLVGVYLIQDYRFIYTNPRMAEILGCSREELDNSPIIHYIHPDDTGMVFEHHKRIIENQDATDDYEFRGITADGRVIRIENLISGILYKGKPAVIGSIMDITVRKQAEEDIRLSLKEKDILLREVHHRVKNNMQIIVSMLRIQSSMVDNPIVFDVLQESKNRIISMAIVHEKLYRTDNLVSINLLEYINSLANTLISDYSPDESLITLNLICDPSIEMTIDAGIPLGLIMNELITNSFKHGFAPGKKGTISISIVPNDHQYLDITYQDTGKGLPMNFDIETSDTLGMQIIANLIFQSSGEISFHSDNGAVVKMKIPVKEGFIMGGGSDATRE; this is encoded by the coding sequence ATGATCAAAATCATTGCCGTGGATGATGAACCTGCTTTTGGTGAACTTCTCAGCATCTATCTGGAAGGGTTCGGTGATTTTGAGATAACCGCCTATACATCACCTGAAGATGCAATTGATAAAATCATTGCAGGTGAGGCTGATGCTGTCATTACCGATTATCGAATGGAGGATATGGACGGTATTACCCTCATCCGTAAAGTAAAAGCACTTGTCCCGGATATTCCATTTGTTTTACTGACCGGACAGGATGAAAAGGAAGTTATATTAAACGCAATGAATGCCGGTGCTGATTTCATCCAGTTCAAAACAGAGGAGCCAGCCAGGCTTTTTACAGATATTGCTCAAAAAATTACCAATTCTGTTGAGAAATATCGCGCAAGAAAGGAGTCTGAAGAAGGAAGCAGGACACGTGAAATTCTGATGCGGGCACAACGTGACCTGATGGAGAGGCTTTCAGTTGCATCAACATCCAACCAGGCTCTAGATGCCACCCTTACCGCAATCCGATCACTTTCCGGATGTACATCCGGGAGTATTCACCTCATCAATGAGAAGACGGATAAAATAGAACTGGCTATCTCACATAATCTGCCAAATGAACTCATCAAACAGTTCACCTTCGGAGATCTTCACCAGGTTGTCCATTTGAAATCTCCGCTCTACTTTTCAGATGGGAATGAGCAATCTGATGTAATAGAATCTATATCAGGCGGGCAGATCCCGGTCATGGCAGGAGGGGAGGTAACTGGCGTTTTGTCTTTTATCATGGGTTACCCCAGGATTGTTCCAATAGAACACCGGGATACCATCGAACTTCTCACGAGTCAGCTTGGGAATACGTTAGTCAGAATTCGATCAGAGGAGATGGTTCGCCATCGTGAAAAGGAACTGAGTGAACTGTACCGGGCGATGCAGGAACTGGTTATTGTTATCGACATGGATGGGACCATCCTTAGTGTAAACCATGCAACAACCCGGGTACTTGGATACACCGAAGAAGAACTGGTCGGAATGCCGATCCAAATCCTGTATACCCCGGAAATACGGGATGAGATCATTTTCCAGTTTATGGATCTGACAGGAGAGGGAGGAGCCATAAAAAATTCGTTTCCATTTCTGGACAGTAAAGGCAGAGAAGTACCGGTAGAAACCAGAGGGACGGTAGGTGTCTGGAGCGGGAGACATGTTCTTTTTTGTATCTCAAGGGAGATTCGTGAGCGACTTGAAGCAGAACGTCATATTCATGAGTATTATGAGAGGATATCAGCAATTCTTGCTTCATCTACTGCTCAAATCTACATGAAAGATAACAAGCTCAGGTACCTGATGGCCAATGAACCATTTCTTTCATTTGTGGGGGCAAATCCGGAGAACCTGAAGGACAAATCGGACGCTGATTTTTTTCCGGTCCAGATATCTGAAAAGAGACAGGAATCTGATTTTTATGTCCTTTCAAGAAACTTACCCATCTATAATCTGGAAGAAGAGGTTATCAATGAAGATGGGATATCACGGTGGTTTGTTTCATCCAAGGTTCCGGTCCATGACCAGTCAGGTGATGTCACCGGTCTTGTTGGAACAACCCTTGATATTACCGACCTGGTAAAAACAAGAGAAGAATTAGAGAGACGAGACAGAATTTTAAGTTCAGTGAGTACCGTTGCCCAGACTCTTGTTAGAAATAATGAATGGGAACCGATAATCCCAGAGTGTCTAGAACTTCTTGGTCAGGCTGCAGGAGTAGAACAGGCTATCCTGATGGGGATGAATCTGAATAACCGGGCGGGATTTGAAGAGTATTACTGTGAATGGTTATCTCCTGATGTTCATCACCAAAATGGCGAGTATGATAAAATATGTTCTGAAATTATCCCTTCGTTTTACAAGTACCTTGAAAATAACCGGTTTTACCTTGCTGAAAAAAAAGCAATCAATGTTGAGATAGGTACTCCTGGAGGGTGTAAAATTCCATCATTTCTCCTTCTCCTCCCTGTTTTTTCATTTGACACCTTGTGGGGAGTTTTGGGATTTGTCACCCTTAATAAGGAACATTCTTGTCCGATTGCAGAGATTGAGGCTCTGATAATGGCATCAGAGGTAATCGGATCTGCAATCAGCAGGTATCAGACCGAAGAATTATTCCATAAACCAGTCGAGCGATCCCTGGTTGGTGTATATCTTATACAGGATTATCGGTTTATTTATACCAATCCCCGGATGGCTGAGATACTTGGTTGTTCACGAGAAGAACTGGATAATTCACCAATAATACACTATATTCATCCGGATGATACCGGGATGGTATTTGAACACCATAAACGGATCATTGAAAACCAAGATGCAACTGATGACTATGAATTTCGGGGAATTACAGCTGACGGTAGAGTAATTCGAATCGAAAATCTCATTTCCGGGATATTATATAAAGGAAAACCAGCCGTCATCGGAAGCATCATGGATATCACGGTGAGAAAACAGGCAGAAGAGGATATTCGTCTCTCACTTAAGGAAAAGGATATTCTCCTCCGTGAAGTTCATCATCGAGTTAAAAATAATATGCAGATTATTGTCAGTATGCTCAGGATTCAAAGCAGCATGGTTGACAATCCGATAGTGTTTGATGTGCTTCAGGAGAGTAAAAACAGAATCATATCCATGGCAATTGTCCATGAAAAACTCTACCGGACCGACAACCTGGTAAGTATTAACCTCCTTGAATACATCAATTCCCTGGCAAACACGTTAATATCAGACTATTCTCCTGATGAGTCATTAATAACTCTCAACCTTATCTGTGATCCATCCATTGAGATGACGATTGATGCAGGAATCCCACTCGGTCTTATCATGAATGAACTCATTACCAATTCATTTAAGCATGGATTTGCTCCGGGGAAAAAAGGGACAATTTCAATCAGCATTGTTCCCAACGATCATCAATATCTCGATATTACGTACCAGGATACCGGGAAAGGACTCCCAATGAATTTTGATATAGAGACGAGCGATACACTTGGTATGCAGATTATTGCAAATCTCATATTTCAGTCAAGTGGAGAAATTTCTTTTCATTCGGATAACGGAGCTGTTGTAAAGATGAAAATTCCAGTCAAAGAAGGATTTATTATGGGAGGTGGATCTGATGCCACAAGGGAGTAA
- a CDS encoding response regulator, with product MPQGSKILIVEDEMIISMEIKQKLRGMGYEVVGQAITGESAILKAGETNPDLVLMDIRLKGEMDGITAAKRIIELYDLPIIFLTAHSDKATLERAIAVSPSGYLLKPFKERELMTNIEMSLHKHRIKKKVREEIHPETISELGKKIATLSLPAIVLSKSGIIEEINQKAADIAGFIKQELIGKPASVFFTSQKTNEIPDPSVSSDTEMILPDQVAVRKKDGSIIPVTLTSGFVFQGSEKTPYSLMILETGDDTEDGSILVGPDIIRHLVALTTTLRLPAFVIDKGMMLAGYNPMFAELAKKAGISQYMLNRPLYETPRFSFFGDLQDMQEMFRGGETERRIRKYTFGEVIKFIEFTRIPLKKDGVTTHIATIMDDVTNERHALFEAEKFKKEYADLYAALEHIRGISSEMRIPIQDLLLKISDRDSLDQGYIFEMTERISDLIAKLDTAWIHYAELKDQMSKDEKS from the coding sequence ATGCCACAAGGGAGTAAAATTCTGATAGTTGAAGATGAGATGATCATTTCGATGGAGATCAAACAAAAACTTCGAGGGATGGGTTACGAGGTTGTTGGTCAAGCCATTACTGGAGAGTCTGCAATTTTAAAGGCAGGAGAAACAAACCCGGATCTTGTTCTTATGGATATCAGACTCAAAGGCGAGATGGATGGAATTACCGCTGCTAAACGTATCATTGAACTGTATGATCTTCCCATAATTTTCCTGACCGCTCATTCAGACAAGGCAACTCTTGAACGGGCAATTGCTGTGTCCCCTTCAGGTTATCTCCTCAAACCGTTCAAAGAGCGGGAACTTATGACAAATATCGAGATGAGTCTGCATAAACACCGGATAAAAAAGAAGGTCAGGGAAGAGATTCATCCGGAAACCATATCAGAACTGGGGAAAAAAATAGCAACTCTCTCATTACCTGCAATTGTCCTCTCAAAGTCCGGGATCATTGAGGAGATAAATCAAAAAGCAGCTGATATTGCAGGATTTATCAAACAGGAACTTATTGGAAAACCTGCCAGTGTTTTTTTCACTTCACAAAAAACGAATGAAATTCCTGATCCATCCGTTTCATCAGACACGGAGATGATCCTCCCTGATCAGGTAGCAGTCAGAAAAAAAGACGGCAGTATTATACCGGTGACTCTGACCAGCGGTTTTGTCTTTCAGGGATCAGAAAAAACACCATATTCCCTGATGATTCTTGAAACCGGGGACGACACAGAAGATGGATCAATTCTTGTCGGCCCTGATATCATCAGGCATCTGGTTGCTCTTACAACTACCCTTCGTCTTCCTGCATTTGTCATTGACAAAGGAATGATGCTGGCAGGATATAATCCAATGTTTGCAGAACTTGCCAAAAAAGCGGGGATTAGTCAATATATGCTCAACAGACCCTTGTATGAAACTCCGAGGTTCTCATTCTTTGGAGATCTCCAGGATATGCAGGAGATGTTCCGGGGAGGAGAGACTGAACGAAGAATTCGTAAATATACCTTTGGAGAGGTCATAAAGTTCATCGAGTTTACAAGAATCCCCTTAAAAAAAGATGGTGTAACAACTCACATCGCTACAATCATGGATGATGTTACGAATGAGCGTCATGCATTATTTGAAGCTGAAAAATTTAAAAAAGAATATGCTGATCTATATGCAGCACTTGAGCATATACGTGGAATTTCTTCTGAAATGCGAATTCCAATTCAGGATCTTCTTTTAAAAATATCAGATAGAGATTCACTGGATCAGGGATACATTTTCGAAATGACTGAGAGGATATCTGATCTAATTGCAAAACTAGATACGGCCTGGATACACTATGCAGAATTGAAAGATCAAATGTCTAAAGATGAAAAAAGTTAA